Proteins co-encoded in one Malus sylvestris chromosome 7, drMalSylv7.2, whole genome shotgun sequence genomic window:
- the LOC126630589 gene encoding uncharacterized protein LOC126630589 produces MDNRTLKELAASGLDNAAPLCIQYPMAAQGKTEEFELKSSLLHHIPKFHGLSMEDPNKHLKEFEVVCSSMTPVTVDGSILKMKAFPFSLMDKAKDWLYELAPGTVTSWESMKRAFLEKFFPTSRIILLRKKISGIQQSQGLLPLERQMLDASAG; encoded by the exons atggacaaccgtacactcaaggagcttgccgcctcgggtttggataatgccgcaccattgtgtatccaatatcccatggctgctcaaggtaaaaccgaagagttcgaattaaagtcaagtttgctccaccacattccaaagttccatgggctgtccatggaggatccgaacaaacatttgaaagaatttgaagtggtgtgctcaagtatgactccggttaccgttgacggaagtattttaaagatgaaggcttttccattctctttaatggacaaagccaaggattggttatacgagttggctcccggtacagttacatcttgggagagtatgaagagggcgtttctggagaagtttttcccaacttctcgcatcattcttcttcgtaaaaaaataagtggaattcagcaaagccaag GTCTTTTACCACTTGAACGGCAAATGTTGGATGCTTCCGCAGGATGA